From one Candidatus Binatia bacterium genomic stretch:
- a CDS encoding ATP-binding cassette domain-containing protein, translating into MNGFVEFDRTVFALPDGRHILDDFSLSVPAGQTLALIGRSGSGKTTALRLVNALLLPTSGSVRVGGVATTDQDPIALRRRCGYVIQEVGLFPHLDVARNVATVPELEGWSPARIRERTHELLAMVGLEPDTYAGRFPHQLSGGQRQRVGVARALAADPPLLLLDEPFAALDPITRRELQQEFRELSVRLGKTAVFVTHDLAEAARVADRVALVVEGRLVADGSVADLAASTHDEARAFIAASEWGVRSAGAGTDADAGRAATP; encoded by the coding sequence GTGAACGGCTTCGTCGAGTTCGATCGCACCGTGTTCGCGCTCCCCGACGGCCGCCACATCCTCGACGACTTCTCGCTGTCGGTACCGGCCGGCCAGACGCTTGCGCTGATCGGTCGCAGTGGCTCCGGAAAGACGACGGCGCTGCGGCTCGTCAACGCGCTCTTGCTGCCGACGTCCGGCTCTGTACGCGTGGGCGGCGTCGCGACCACCGACCAGGATCCGATCGCGCTTCGCCGTCGCTGCGGTTACGTGATCCAGGAGGTCGGGCTGTTTCCCCACCTCGACGTCGCACGCAACGTCGCGACGGTTCCCGAGCTCGAGGGCTGGTCGCCCGCCAGGATTCGCGAGCGCACCCACGAGCTGCTGGCGATGGTCGGCCTGGAACCCGACACCTACGCAGGCCGGTTTCCGCACCAGCTCTCCGGCGGGCAGCGCCAGAGAGTCGGTGTCGCCAGGGCGCTGGCGGCCGATCCGCCGCTGCTGCTTCTCGATGAGCCTTTCGCTGCCCTCGACCCGATTACTCGCCGCGAGCTGCAGCAGGAGTTCCGTGAGCTTTCCGTTCGTCTCGGCAAGACGGCGGTGTTCGTCACTCATGACCTGGCGGAAGCCGCGAGGGTCGCCGACCGCGTCGCGCTCGTCGTCGAGGGCCGGCTCGTCGCCGATGGCAGCGTCGCCGATCTTGCGGCCAGCACGCACGACGAAGCCCGTGCTTTCATTGCCGCAAGCGAATGGGGCGTGCGCAGCGCCGGTGCAGGCACCGACGCCGATGCCGGCCGTGCGGCCACACCCTGA